The genomic region CGCCGATCGAGGTCAGGCGGCTGTCGCGATAGGCGCGGCTGACCGGCGTCTCGTTGGTGAAGCCCATGCCGCCCCAATATTGCAGGCATGCGTCGGTGAGCTCGCGGCCGAGCCGGCCGGCCTTCAGCTTGGCCATGGTCGCGAGCCGGGTCACGTCCTCGCCCGCGACCAGCGCCTCGCCGGCACGATAAATCAGCGAGCGCAGCAGCTCGACCTCGGTCTGCATTTCCGCGAGCTTGAAGTGCACCACCTGATTGTCCAGGATCGAGCCGCCGAACGCCTTGCGGCCGCGGGTGTAGTCGATGGTCTGGTTGATGATGAATTCATGCGCCTTCAGGCAGGCCGCCGCGCCCCACAGCCGTTCCTCCTGGAACTGGATCATCTGGTAGGTGAAGCCCTGGCCCTCCTCGCCGATCCGGTTGCGCTTCGGCACCCTCACATTGTCGAAGAAGATTTGCGCGGTGTCGGACGAGCGCATGCCGAGCTTGTCGAGCTTGCGCGCGACCTGCACGCCCCTGGTCTTCATCGGCACGCAGATCAGCGACTTGTTGCGGTGGACCTGACCGTCGCTGGTATTGGCCAGCAGGCAGATCCAGTCGGCCTGGGTGCCGTTGGTGATCCACATCTTGCCGCCATTGATGACGTAGTCGTCGCCGTCGGAGCGCGCATGGGTCTTGATCGAGGCGACGTCGGAGCCGGCGCCGGGTTCGGAGACGCCGATGCAGGCGACCTGGTCGCCGGCGATCGCCGGCACCAGGAATTCGCGCCGCACCTCGTCGGAGCCGAACCGCGCCAGCGCCGGCGTCGCCATATCGGTCTGCACCCCGATCGCCATCGGCACGCCGCCGCAGGTGATGGCCCCGAGCTCCTCGGCCATCATCAGCGCGTAGGAATAATCCAGTCCCTGACCGCCGAACTCGACCGGCTTGTTGAGGCCGAGGAAACCGAGATCGCCGAGCTTCTTGAACAGCTCATGCGCCGGGAAGATGTCGGCCTTCTCCCATTCGTCGACATGAGGGTTGATCTCGGCCGCGATGAACTTTTGTAGAGCGCGGCGCGGTTCGTCGTGGTCGGCGGTGAAGAGCATTTTGCTATGTAACTCCGTCAAAGCTTCTATTCCGTCATGGCCGGGCTTGTCCCGGCCATCCACGTCTTGTTTGTCGCCGAAAAGAAAGACGTGGATGCCCGGGACAAGCCCGGGCATGACGACACACTGATCTCACAATCCCATCTGCCGGCTGGCGAGATCCTTCATGATCTCCTCGGTACCGCCGCCGATCGCGTTGACCTTGACCTCGCGGTAGATGCGTTCGACCTTGACGCCGCGCATGAAGCCGGCGCCGCCGAAGATCTGCACCGCCTCGGAGGCGCAGTGCGCCATGGTCTGGGTCGCCTGGTTCTTCATCATGCAGATCTCGGCGACCGGGCTTTCGCCGTGGCCGAGCCGCCACGCCAGCATCTCCAGCATCGCCTGCGAGGCCGCGACCTTCTGCGCCATGTCGACGATCTTGTGCCTGATCACCTGGTGTTGGGCGATCGGCTTGCCGAACGTCTTGCGCTCCTTGGCATAGGCGACCGCCTCGTCGAGGCAGACGCGCGCATAGGCGGTGCAGCTCGCCGCCATGCCCATGCGCTCGCTGTTGAAGTTCTGCATGATGATCTTGAAGCCCTGACCTTCCTCGCCGATCAAATTCTCGACCGGCACGCGGCATTCGTCGAAATGAAGTGTCGCAGTATCCGACGCCCACCAGCCCATCTTCTTCAGCTTGGTGCGGGAGAGGCCCGGCGTATTGCCTTCAATCAACAGCAGGCTGACACCGCCGGAGCCCTCGCCACCGGTACGCACCGCAACCGTCAGGTAGTCGGCCCGCATGCCCGAGGTAATGAAGGTCTTCTCGCCGGAGACGACGTAATGATCGCCCTCGCGCCGCGCCCTGGTGCGCAGGTTCGCGACATCGGAGCCGCCGCTCGGCTCGGTGATCGCGAGCGCGGAGATCTTCTTGCCCGCGAGCACCTCCGGCAGCACCCGCGCCTTGACCTCGGGCCGCGCGGCGCGGGCGATCGGCGGCGAGCCGATGGTGTGGCTCATCAGGCTCGAGGAGACGCCGCCGGCGCCGGCCTGCGCCAGCTCCTGCGAAGCCACGATCTTCATGAACTGGTCGGCGGCGATGCCGCCATACTCTTCGGGGAAGCCAAGACCGAGCAGCCCGATCGCGGATGCCTTGGCATAGAGTTCGCGCGGAAACTCGCCGTCTTCGTCCCATTGATGGGCATATGGCTCGATTTCCCTGGCAACAAAGCGCCGCATCACCTCGCGAAAGGCCTCATGCTCGCCGGTGTAGAACGGGTTTGCCATCCGCATGCTCCGTTGATTCTTCCCGTCGACGATGTCCGGATTTTTCCCGGTTCACTTGCGTCGAGTGGCTGCCATCGGTGCCGGCGTCCGGTCCGGCGATCTGCCAGCCACTAAACGCAAGACAGTATCCTAATACGCCCCCTCCACTGCCAATTCATGGCATCAATTGAGCCAGGAACAGGCGGCGCAAGACTGCCGTTCCGGAGGAGGGAAATTTGCCGGTTCGTTATTACGACTGGATCGCGCATCATCGCCGGC from Bradyrhizobium elkanii USDA 76 harbors:
- a CDS encoding acyl-CoA dehydrogenase family protein yields the protein MLFTADHDEPRRALQKFIAAEINPHVDEWEKADIFPAHELFKKLGDLGFLGLNKPVEFGGQGLDYSYALMMAEELGAITCGGVPMAIGVQTDMATPALARFGSDEVRREFLVPAIAGDQVACIGVSEPGAGSDVASIKTHARSDGDDYVINGGKMWITNGTQADWICLLANTSDGQVHRNKSLICVPMKTRGVQVARKLDKLGMRSSDTAQIFFDNVRVPKRNRIGEEGQGFTYQMIQFQEERLWGAAACLKAHEFIINQTIDYTRGRKAFGGSILDNQVVHFKLAEMQTEVELLRSLIYRAGEALVAGEDVTRLATMAKLKAGRLGRELTDACLQYWGGMGFTNETPVSRAYRDSRLTSIGGGVDEVMLMVLCKMMGTLPGLKQKGNA
- a CDS encoding acyl-CoA dehydrogenase family protein, with the protein product MANPFYTGEHEAFREVMRRFVAREIEPYAHQWDEDGEFPRELYAKASAIGLLGLGFPEEYGGIAADQFMKIVASQELAQAGAGGVSSSLMSHTIGSPPIARAARPEVKARVLPEVLAGKKISALAITEPSGGSDVANLRTRARREGDHYVVSGEKTFITSGMRADYLTVAVRTGGEGSGGVSLLLIEGNTPGLSRTKLKKMGWWASDTATLHFDECRVPVENLIGEEGQGFKIIMQNFNSERMGMAASCTAYARVCLDEAVAYAKERKTFGKPIAQHQVIRHKIVDMAQKVAASQAMLEMLAWRLGHGESPVAEICMMKNQATQTMAHCASEAVQIFGGAGFMRGVKVERIYREVKVNAIGGGTEEIMKDLASRQMGL